From the genome of Triticum aestivum cultivar Chinese Spring chromosome 3B, IWGSC CS RefSeq v2.1, whole genome shotgun sequence, one region includes:
- the LOC123070440 gene encoding subtilisin-like protease SBT5.3: MSSSKTKDELGVKPAPVMADFSSRGPNTITPQILKPDVTAPGVDVIAAYSEEAPATDLPFEDRRVPYNMVSGTSMSCPHVAGVAGLIKAKYPDWSPAMIKSAIMTTAFTGANDEGQIRDETGAATTPFSYGSGHVNPVQALDPGLVYDTTPYDYANFLCSMRPTQTQNLLPLSIPLLLPLLVGANANPFQCSIGAYRPENLNYPSISAACLSGSGTTTVKRRVRNVGAGPWLQYKVTVVQPTAGVRITVQPSTLSFGKINEEEFTVKLEVYDTAPAAGYVFGSIEWSDGKHRVRSPVVATTKCG, translated from the exons atgagttctagcaaaactaagGACGAACTTGGCGTGAAGCCAGCGCCGGTGATGGCAGACTTCTCGTCCCGTGGGCCAAACACCATCACTCCTCAGATCCTCAAG CCTGACGTTACGGCGCCCGGCGTCGACGTGATCGCCGCGTACAGCGAGGAAGCTCCGGCAACCGACCTGCCTTTCGAGGACCGCCGTGTCCCCTACAACATGGTGTCCGGCACCTCCATGTCATGTCCCCACGTGGCGGGCGTGGCCGGCCTGATCAAGGCGAAGTACCCTGACTGGAGCCCCGCGATGATCAAGTCGGCGATCATGACCACCG CATTCACCGGAGCCAACGACGAGGGCCAAATCCGGGACGAGACCGGCGCGGCCACCACCCCGTTCAGCTACGGCTCCGGCCACGTGAACCCCGTCCAAGCCCTGGACCCCGGCCTGGTGTACGACACTACGCCGTACGACTACGCAAACTTCCTCTGCTCCATGAGGCCGACCCAGACGCAGAACCTGCTCCCCTTGTCGATCCCCTTGCTCCTCCCTCTGCTCGTCGGCGCCAATGCCAACCCGTTCCAGTGCAGCATTGGCGCCTACCGCCCCGAGAACCTCAACTACCCATCCATCTCCGCGGCTTGCCTCTCCGGCTCCGGCACCACCACGGTGAAGCGCAGGGTGAGGAACGTGGGCGCGGGGCCGTGGCTCCAGTACAAGGTTACCGTCGTGCAGCCGACTGCGGGGGTCAGGATCACGGTGCAGCCGAGCACGCTGAGCTTCGGTAAAATCAACGAGGAGGAgttcaccgtgaagctggaagtTTACGACACTGCCCCGGCCGCCGGCTACGTGTTCGGCAGCATTGAGTGGTCGGACGGGAAGCACCGCGTCCGGAGCCCCGTCGTGGCCACCACCAAGTGCGGGTAA